A genomic region of Leptotrichia hofstadii contains the following coding sequences:
- a CDS encoding lysophospholipid acyltransferase family protein, protein MNKYKFLGAILHIVYRILSFMTRKEYFYADGVEMNNPNIVVFWHRKIFTVCNATRIIKKKASIVSASKDGEILAELLKREGNELIRGSSNRDNIKSLKEAMKYAKKNYALGIAIDGPKGPIFEPKAGAIFIAQKTGMPIVPVSSYCSKKWIFKNMWDKLEIPIPFAKCVHYVAEPFYLTRETSLEDSVKLVKEKIHEAGNKAFEIYNKKYNKSKNIEFKEESFT, encoded by the coding sequence ATGAACAAATATAAATTTTTAGGTGCAATTCTTCACATTGTATACAGAATACTTAGCTTTATGACACGAAAGGAGTATTTTTATGCTGACGGAGTAGAAATGAATAATCCGAATATTGTTGTTTTCTGGCATAGGAAAATTTTTACAGTATGTAATGCAACGAGAATTATTAAGAAAAAAGCATCTATTGTGAGCGCATCAAAAGATGGCGAGATATTGGCTGAACTTCTTAAAAGAGAAGGAAATGAGCTTATTCGAGGCTCATCAAACAGGGATAACATAAAAAGTTTGAAGGAAGCTATGAAATATGCCAAAAAAAATTATGCTCTTGGAATTGCAATCGATGGACCAAAAGGACCTATTTTTGAGCCTAAGGCAGGTGCGATTTTTATAGCGCAGAAAACAGGAATGCCAATCGTTCCAGTCAGTTCCTATTGCAGTAAAAAGTGGATTTTTAAGAATATGTGGGACAAGCTGGAAATACCGATACCTTTTGCAAAGTGTGTTCATTACGTTGCAGAGCCATTTTACTTGACACGGGAAACTTCTTTAGAGGATTCAGTAAAATTAGTGAAGGAAAAGATACATGAAGCTGGAAATAAGGCATTTGAAATTTATAATAAAAAATATAATAAAAGTAAAAATATTGAATTTAAAGAAGAAAGTTTTACATAA
- the ruvC gene encoding crossover junction endodeoxyribonuclease RuvC: MRILGVDPGTAIVGYAIVDYENGKYVPLDYGCIFTDKDEDMPVRLEKIYDGLENIIKLWKPTDMAIEDLFFFKNQKTVIKVGQARGVITLAGQKNKLNLYSYTPLQVKMGIASYGRAEKKQIQEMVKLILKLEEIPKPDDAADALAIAITHINSKIGFGGFDRGDNITKKLNKITSNRIKLEDYKKLMK, encoded by the coding sequence ATGAGGATTTTAGGGGTCGATCCCGGTACAGCAATAGTGGGATACGCCATTGTAGATTATGAAAATGGTAAATATGTGCCACTTGATTATGGCTGTATTTTTACGGATAAAGATGAGGATATGCCAGTAAGGCTGGAAAAAATTTATGATGGACTGGAAAATATTATAAAGCTTTGGAAGCCAACAGATATGGCAATTGAAGACTTATTTTTCTTTAAAAATCAGAAGACGGTAATAAAAGTAGGACAGGCTCGTGGAGTCATAACTTTAGCAGGGCAGAAAAATAAGCTGAATTTATACAGTTACACTCCGCTTCAAGTAAAAATGGGAATTGCAAGTTATGGTAGAGCTGAAAAAAAGCAAATTCAGGAAATGGTAAAATTAATATTAAAATTGGAAGAAATTCCAAAGCCTGATGATGCCGCAGATGCACTTGCCATAGCAATTACTCATATTAATTCCAAAATAGGATTTGGTGGTTTTGATAGAGGAGATAACATTACCAAAAAATTAAATAAAATTACTTCTAACCGAATAAAACTGGAAGATTACAAAAAATTGATGAAATAA
- the thyA gene encoding thymidylate synthase — MKQYLDMVKYVLDNGIKKENRTGVDTISTFAYSYKVDLGKGYPLLTTKKMYFNSMLHELFWYLSGEEHIKNLRKKTKIWDAWADEEGRLETAYGRFWRRYPVPEISLDGEVFADENNPWVTREENGQLVFDQIQYIIDTLKEMKTNPNHKNGRRMIVLAWNPGNATISKLPPCHYTFAFNVLGNKLNCHLTQRSGDIALGIPFNLACYSLLTMMIGKECGYEAGEFAHTIIDAHIYENHIEGLKEQLTREPLKLPKIKIADKPFNELTFEDITLEDYESHPVIKFEVAV; from the coding sequence ATGAAACAATATCTGGATATGGTTAAGTATGTACTTGACAATGGAATAAAAAAAGAAAATAGGACAGGAGTTGATACAATTTCTACTTTTGCTTATTCATATAAAGTAGATTTGGGCAAAGGTTATCCCCTTTTGACAACAAAAAAAATGTATTTTAACTCAATGCTGCACGAGCTGTTCTGGTATTTATCAGGAGAAGAGCATATTAAAAACTTGCGAAAAAAGACGAAAATATGGGATGCCTGGGCAGATGAGGAAGGAAGGCTGGAAACGGCTTATGGAAGATTCTGGAGAAGATATCCTGTACCTGAAATTTCATTAGATGGAGAAGTTTTTGCCGATGAGAATAATCCTTGGGTAACTAGAGAAGAAAATGGGCAGCTTGTATTTGACCAGATTCAGTATATTATTGACACTCTGAAGGAGATGAAAACAAATCCTAATCACAAAAATGGAAGAAGAATGATAGTTTTAGCTTGGAATCCAGGAAATGCAACAATCAGTAAGTTGCCGCCATGCCATTATACTTTTGCGTTTAATGTTCTTGGGAATAAACTTAACTGCCACTTGACTCAAAGAAGTGGGGATATTGCACTTGGGATACCATTTAATCTAGCTTGTTACTCATTGCTTACAATGATGATTGGAAAAGAATGCGGATATGAAGCTGGAGAATTTGCTCACACAATAATTGATGCTCACATTTATGAAAATCACATTGAAGGCCTAAAGGAGCAATTGACAAGAGAGCCGTTAAAACTTCCAAAAATCAAGATTGCAGACAAGCCATTTAATGAATTGACATTCGAGGATATTACGCTGGAAGATTATGAAAGCCATCCTGTAATTAAATTTGAAGTTGCGGTTTAA
- the truB gene encoding tRNA pseudouridine(55) synthase TruB codes for MEKNFTKDGLILLNKSKGVSSFGAINHLKKVIKAKKVGHAGTLDPMAEGLMIVMINEATKFSDNLMKKDKEYYVEMELGYKTDTYDLEGTVIAKYDSEINISDSEIIQAVNSFKGKIKQVPPMYSAIKIEGQKLYDLARKGIEVERAERNVEISEIREIKVMHPDKNSEYAQNIKISFYAKVSSGTYIRSLVYDIGEKLGVFATMTRLVRTKIGRFEIEDAITLEKAKAEIDKLKNLIESKRENESFWATKSDSDTRAEKIREIVCFVEIEYVLDYYGINVSNVKYGKLKNGMTVIDTFKKFENISKEASKGANVRENQKFKIYVRNKNTNAREFKGIVKIVNIRGDRIYLKRDKYFL; via the coding sequence ATGGAAAAAAATTTTACTAAGGATGGACTTATTCTTTTAAATAAAAGCAAGGGAGTAAGTTCGTTTGGGGCAATAAATCATTTGAAAAAAGTGATAAAGGCTAAAAAAGTAGGACATGCTGGAACCCTTGATCCAATGGCTGAGGGACTTATGATTGTTATGATTAATGAAGCTACAAAATTTTCTGATAATTTAATGAAAAAAGACAAGGAATATTATGTAGAAATGGAGCTTGGATACAAAACAGACACTTACGACCTGGAAGGGACAGTTATTGCAAAATATGATTCTGAAATTAATATAAGTGATTCTGAAATAATACAGGCTGTAAATAGTTTCAAAGGCAAGATAAAGCAAGTCCCGCCGATGTATTCCGCAATAAAGATTGAAGGGCAGAAGCTTTATGATCTGGCAAGAAAAGGGATCGAAGTGGAAAGAGCCGAAAGGAATGTAGAAATATCAGAAATTAGAGAAATAAAGGTAATGCATCCAGATAAAAATTCAGAATATGCTCAAAATATTAAAATTTCATTTTATGCAAAAGTCAGCAGTGGAACCTATATCCGTTCATTAGTTTACGATATTGGAGAAAAATTAGGAGTTTTTGCCACAATGACAAGACTTGTGAGGACTAAAATTGGAAGATTTGAGATTGAAGATGCGATTACTTTGGAAAAGGCTAAAGCTGAAATTGATAAATTGAAGAATCTTATAGAATCCAAAAGAGAAAATGAGTCTTTCTGGGCTACAAAAAGTGATTCAGATACAAGGGCTGAAAAAATTCGGGAAATAGTTTGTTTTGTGGAAATAGAGTATGTGCTGGACTATTACGGAATAAATGTTTCAAATGTGAAGTATGGAAAGCTGAAAAATGGGATGACAGTAATTGATACGTTTAAAAAATTTGAAAATATAAGCAAGGAAGCCAGTAAAGGGGCAAATGTAAGAGAAAATCAGAAATTTAAGATATATGTGAGAAATAAAAACACAAATGCAAGAGAATTTAAGGGGATTGTGAAGATTGTAAATATTAGGGGAGATAGGATTTATTTGAAAAGAGATAAGTACTTTTTGTAA
- a CDS encoding TetR/AcrR family transcriptional regulator: MPRLKFTKEVIIEAGYELMKKEGFQNVSVRKIANYLKCSTAPIYFNFNTVDELKEEIIDKCKEKLKKYLYGNYAERKILSGAIGFVIFAREEKELFRTIFLDTTERFEKLYEVTLRELLTKENLLESFPALEEEEAKNVVNKIWYFLFGYATMLCTRLDDNYRKNETNKVIENKISEIAKHFKMQI; the protein is encoded by the coding sequence ATGCCTAGGCTTAAGTTTACAAAAGAAGTGATAATTGAGGCTGGATATGAGTTAATGAAAAAAGAAGGCTTTCAAAATGTAAGTGTCAGAAAAATAGCCAATTACTTGAAATGCTCTACAGCGCCTATCTATTTTAACTTTAATACAGTGGATGAATTAAAGGAAGAAATTATAGATAAGTGTAAGGAAAAATTAAAAAAATACTTATATGGAAATTATGCTGAAAGAAAAATATTGAGTGGAGCAATTGGTTTTGTGATATTCGCTAGAGAAGAAAAGGAATTATTTAGGACAATTTTTCTTGATACAACAGAAAGATTTGAAAAGCTTTATGAAGTGACACTTAGGGAACTTCTGACGAAAGAGAACCTGCTGGAAAGTTTTCCTGCTTTAGAGGAAGAGGAGGCTAAAAATGTTGTAAATAAAATATGGTATTTTTTGTTTGGCTATGCAACAATGCTTTGTACAAGACTTGATGACAATTATAGAAAAAATGAGACTAACAAAGTGATAGAAAATAAAATTTCAGAAATAGCAAAACATTTTAAAATGCAAATATAA
- a CDS encoding dihydrofolate reductase produces MFSLIVAVGKNNEIGKNNQLLWHIPEDLKNFKKITTGKTVIMGRNTYKSIGRALPNRTNIVLSRDFFKTDEKFKENKKKYENETTKLEFYDDFQKVIEKYKDLTEEIFIIGGGEIYKKSLEMGIVKRIYMSHVDFSDTEADAYFPKIDLDKWITLTEENHDGWKFCIYEKING; encoded by the coding sequence ATGTTTAGCTTAATAGTCGCTGTTGGGAAAAATAATGAAATTGGGAAAAATAATCAGCTTTTGTGGCATATTCCTGAAGATTTAAAAAACTTTAAGAAAATAACGACAGGAAAGACGGTTATTATGGGAAGAAATACTTATAAAAGCATAGGTAGGGCTTTACCAAACCGAACAAATATAGTTTTATCTAGGGATTTTTTTAAAACAGATGAGAAATTTAAAGAAAATAAAAAAAAATATGAAAATGAAACTACGAAGCTGGAATTTTATGACGATTTTCAAAAAGTTATTGAAAAGTATAAAGATTTGACAGAAGAAATTTTTATTATTGGCGGAGGGGAGATTTACAAAAAATCTCTTGAAATGGGAATTGTAAAAAGGATTTATATGAGCCATGTTGATTTTTCTGATACTGAGGCAGATGCTTATTTTCCAAAGATAGATTTGGATAAATGGATAACTTTGACAGAAGAAAATCATGATGGCTGGAAATTTTGCATTTATGAAAAAATTAATGGATAG
- a CDS encoding tRNA (cytidine(34)-2'-O)-methyltransferase — protein sequence MNIVLLNPEIHVNTGNIGRTCVLTNTKLHLIKPLGFELDDKKIKRAGLDYWKDVQLFVWENWEHFWQENIENSNAKIYFATTKIKQRYTDVKFDDNDYIMFGPESRGIPEEILNRYKENNITIPMLPLGRSLNLSNAVAIVLFEALRQNNFEY from the coding sequence ATGAACATAGTTCTATTAAATCCAGAAATTCACGTAAATACAGGAAATATAGGAAGAACTTGTGTCTTAACAAACACAAAATTACATTTAATAAAACCTCTCGGTTTTGAACTGGATGATAAGAAAATAAAACGTGCAGGACTGGACTACTGGAAAGATGTACAGCTTTTCGTATGGGAAAACTGGGAACACTTCTGGCAGGAAAACATCGAAAACAGTAATGCAAAAATCTATTTTGCAACAACAAAAATAAAACAGAGATACACGGATGTGAAATTTGATGACAACGATTATATAATGTTTGGGCCTGAATCACGTGGGATACCTGAAGAAATATTAAATAGATACAAGGAAAACAATATCACGATTCCAATGCTTCCCCTTGGACGTTCGCTGAATTTGTCCAATGCTGTGGCGATTGTTCTGTTTGAGGCTTTGAGACAGAATAATTTTGAATATTAA
- a CDS encoding Imm49 family immunity protein: protein MSLVAGKLKYQRGLERLEKTNISKEESEEPLNYIQNKKGDQFSCMKSLSRGFLQLSSKNLLIEKNIKEHRLNCYIGGKLQILGCDRDSRLFTQTSQMFEMLMSNNPDFITFFKNNMDMIMPDDYDSEKNKYGYLKNDYGSFFLIRVILHAIRGDFEEVKKRCGAYLEKPLKDSYYKYGELHYEFLKALAEKNIDGMKKAIDGMMEQKVARKFSNDCNPDYEFYLHVYVIIYAKIALYHGIDLEIDHEVAPKELIDITPLEKYEDPYDFMKDFDLATVTPKEWKEWKNSWNLNF, encoded by the coding sequence ATGAGTTTAGTAGCAGGAAAATTAAAATATCAAAGAGGTTTGGAAAGATTAGAGAAAACAAATATATCAAAAGAAGAAAGTGAAGAACCTTTGAATTATATACAAAATAAAAAAGGGGATCAATTTTCTTGTATGAAAAGTCTTTCAAGAGGTTTTTTACAATTATCATCTAAAAATTTATTAATAGAAAAAAATATCAAAGAACACAGATTAAATTGTTATATAGGTGGAAAGTTACAAATATTAGGTTGCGATAGAGATAGCAGGTTATTCACTCAGACTTCTCAAATGTTTGAAATGCTGATGTCTAATAATCCTGATTTTATAACATTTTTTAAAAATAATATGGATATGATAATGCCTGATGATTATGATAGTGAAAAAAATAAATATGGATATTTAAAAAATGATTATGGATCATTTTTCTTAATTCGTGTAATTCTTCATGCAATAAGAGGAGATTTTGAAGAAGTGAAAAAAAGATGTGGTGCATATTTGGAAAAACCATTGAAAGACAGTTATTATAAATACGGAGAACTGCATTATGAATTTTTAAAGGCTCTGGCAGAGAAAAATATTGATGGGATGAAAAAAGCGATAGACGGGATGATGGAACAGAAAGTGGCAAGAAAATTTTCAAATGACTGTAATCCAGATTATGAGTTTTATTTACATGTGTATGTCATAATATATGCCAAAATAGCATTATATCATGGAATAGATTTAGAAATAGACCATGAAGTGGCACCAAAAGAATTGATAGATATAACACCTCTTGAAAAATATGAAGATCCATATGATTTTATGAAAGATTTTGATTTGGCAACAGTAACGCCGAAAGAATGGAAGGAATGGAAAAACAGCTGGAATTTAAATTTTTAA
- the cls gene encoding cardiolipin synthase: MLHGLAIIISTWIIPFERLHYLIIIVLTVSVLLSDKSPNAMLAWIFTIFTFPLGGAVLYLLFGINWRRNKVISKKMKGEEKKLYSRIFNFMQRDVSDIFRSQDFFYYNRLENVDGNTEKMSETEIKATIRNQIDTMIKNINLGSQQSELVKMLYKAEGTFLTNNDSYKLFFHGKEAFDSIICDIENAKSTIYMEYFIWKADELGERIKNALLKKAKEGVKIKLLFDGVGTWKLPRKYKKELRNAGIEIRWFLDVKFFISKMNYRNHRKIALIDNNIVHTGGMNVGQEYIDGGKRFDSWRDTNIRITGEIIGQYLAIFVTDWLNSGGKDDFIEDIKKEAVHELEEQKPIDKQEKLKYLMQVSSSGPDTEWTTLKYLYSKMIATAKEEVLIQSPYFVPDYDLISQLKMAALSGVKIKIMVTGVPDKKMPYWIAETYFAELIEAGIEIYRYTAGFLHSKNIIVDEKISTLGTCNFDMRSFEINYEVNSVFYNENISKDLKTQFIEDLEACERFDEARLKKVTFMKRLRNSVFKLISPIM; this comes from the coding sequence ATGCTGCATGGACTGGCTATAATTATTTCAACCTGGATAATTCCGTTTGAAAGGCTACATTATTTGATAATTATTGTTTTGACAGTATCGGTGCTTTTGTCGGATAAATCGCCGAATGCGATGCTTGCCTGGATTTTTACAATTTTTACATTTCCACTTGGTGGAGCGGTTCTGTATCTTTTGTTTGGGATTAACTGGAGAAGGAATAAGGTAATTTCTAAGAAGATGAAGGGGGAAGAAAAAAAGCTGTATTCAAGGATTTTTAATTTTATGCAGCGGGATGTGTCGGATATTTTTAGATCACAGGACTTTTTTTATTACAATCGCCTTGAAAATGTAGACGGAAATACCGAAAAAATGAGTGAAACTGAAATAAAAGCTACAATACGGAATCAGATTGATACAATGATAAAAAATATTAATTTAGGCAGTCAGCAAAGTGAACTTGTAAAAATGCTGTATAAGGCTGAAGGAACCTTTTTGACCAATAATGATTCGTATAAATTGTTTTTTCATGGGAAAGAGGCATTTGATTCGATTATTTGTGATATAGAAAATGCAAAAAGTACCATTTATATGGAATATTTTATTTGGAAGGCTGATGAGCTTGGGGAAAGAATAAAAAATGCACTTTTGAAAAAGGCTAAGGAAGGAGTTAAAATAAAACTGCTTTTTGACGGAGTGGGAACTTGGAAATTGCCTAGAAAATATAAAAAGGAACTTAGAAACGCTGGAATTGAGATAAGATGGTTTTTAGATGTGAAATTTTTTATTTCCAAGATGAATTATCGTAATCATAGAAAAATAGCTTTGATTGACAATAATATAGTACATACTGGCGGTATGAATGTAGGGCAGGAATATATAGACGGTGGAAAAAGGTTTGACAGCTGGAGGGATACGAATATTCGGATTACAGGAGAAATAATTGGGCAGTATCTGGCAATTTTTGTTACAGATTGGCTAAACAGCGGCGGGAAAGACGATTTTATTGAAGATATAAAAAAAGAGGCAGTTCACGAACTGGAAGAGCAAAAGCCAATAGATAAACAAGAAAAACTGAAATATCTGATGCAGGTTTCCTCAAGCGGGCCTGACACCGAATGGACAACTTTGAAATATCTGTATTCTAAAATGATTGCAACGGCGAAGGAGGAAGTGCTGATTCAAAGTCCATATTTTGTACCTGATTATGATTTGATTTCACAACTGAAAATGGCGGCTCTTTCTGGAGTGAAGATAAAGATAATGGTTACAGGAGTGCCGGATAAGAAAATGCCTTACTGGATAGCAGAAACTTATTTTGCAGAATTAATTGAAGCAGGCATTGAGATTTACCGTTATACAGCGGGATTTTTACACAGTAAAAATATTATTGTGGATGAAAAAATATCAACACTTGGAACGTGTAACTTTGATATGCGGAGCTTTGAAATAAATTACGAGGTAAATTCGGTATTTTATAATGAAAATATTAGCAAGGACTTGAAGACACAATTTATAGAGGATTTGGAAGCATGTGAAAGGTTCGATGAGGCAAGATTAAAAAAGGTGACTTTTATGAAACGACTCAGAAACTCTGTGTTTAAACTGATTTCACCAATAATGTAA
- a CDS encoding patatin-like phospholipase family protein has protein sequence MTEKRKRFLFLIIFLLVNSFGISENLRDENYFVLKKDEQNLMESKKDSEKEVLENEVKIELDRDILNKEKKLENKKEITSQENKRIGLVLSGGTAKGLAHIGILKVLDEEKVPVEYATGTSMGSIIAGMYSVGYTPQEIEEIAISMDWMGLFSDKIERKDKGAIRNSIEDRNSTVIPMKNFMPKLPSGVVGGKTASQRLNEIFYGALRVQDFRKFPRKFAAVATDLESGEGVMIDKGSIATAIRESLSLPSIFAPIRDGKRLYIDGGVTRNLPVQDVKVLGADYTIGVNVGDGFTKRDESKMNLIDVISDSTTIAGRQEVERQIRMLDLYMKPDLEKFESYDFSKVKELIAAGEKIARENIDEIRKLSNPELFEKLEEKRKEFRRTWKDEYNISGVVIEGNKKYKKEYFDKFLPKKLGVLSRLDMEKIINNIYQNGDFTTVYYEVKDNDLVINVQEKPSDYLTLSGNINNEDLATVNVGFQGSKIINNTNVRYSVTGTVANEYGARGKATMELGKDSKALIYSEFEYKRDIIKNQKYNNGYFSFENRKFKIGAGIGFEMYKNLLFSIGGGYQISDVTKHQNNAENVRKAFPYYEAKLNYDTRDSLNFATKGIYFFSNYTLANSKEAKFNSLNAGGEINIPIGEKITITPRVSYLTTDGSNIPETYRPKMGGIRTADNSLEFAGMPADKIRGNSIFIGSLKAQYNLSKLVYLDTTYSRANISQKAYSFGTEEKESYKFGLGVKALSIPLYFGFAKVPGESWRYIINFGYSPE, from the coding sequence ATGACTGAAAAAAGAAAAAGATTTTTATTTTTAATTATTTTTCTTTTGGTAAATAGTTTTGGGATTTCTGAAAATTTAAGAGATGAAAATTATTTTGTGCTAAAAAAAGATGAACAAAATTTGATGGAAAGTAAAAAAGACAGCGAAAAAGAAGTTTTGGAAAATGAAGTTAAAATAGAATTGGACAGGGATATTTTAAATAAAGAAAAAAAATTAGAAAATAAAAAAGAGATAACTTCTCAGGAGAATAAGAGAATTGGGCTGGTGCTTAGCGGGGGAACAGCGAAAGGGCTTGCTCATATTGGGATATTGAAGGTTCTGGATGAAGAGAAGGTGCCTGTGGAATATGCGACTGGAACGAGTATGGGAAGCATTATTGCAGGAATGTATAGCGTCGGATATACTCCGCAGGAAATTGAGGAAATTGCAATTAGTATGGATTGGATGGGGCTTTTTAGCGATAAAATCGAGAGAAAGGACAAGGGGGCTATAAGAAATTCAATTGAAGATAGAAATAGTACGGTAATTCCAATGAAAAATTTTATGCCAAAACTGCCTAGTGGAGTTGTTGGTGGGAAAACTGCGAGCCAAAGGCTGAATGAAATTTTTTATGGAGCATTAAGAGTACAGGATTTTAGAAAATTTCCTAGAAAATTTGCGGCTGTTGCGACTGATCTGGAATCTGGAGAAGGAGTTATGATTGACAAGGGGTCGATTGCGACGGCAATTAGGGAAAGTTTATCGTTGCCGTCAATTTTTGCGCCAATTCGAGATGGAAAAAGGCTTTACATTGACGGAGGAGTTACACGGAACTTACCTGTGCAGGATGTGAAGGTGCTTGGGGCTGATTATACAATTGGAGTGAATGTAGGAGATGGATTTACAAAAAGAGACGAGTCTAAAATGAACTTGATTGATGTAATTTCAGATTCGACAACAATTGCTGGAAGGCAGGAAGTGGAACGGCAAATTCGTATGCTTGACTTGTATATGAAACCAGATTTGGAAAAGTTTGAGTCTTATGATTTTTCAAAGGTAAAAGAACTTATTGCGGCTGGAGAGAAAATTGCAAGAGAAAATATAGATGAAATTAGAAAATTATCAAATCCTGAACTTTTTGAAAAATTGGAAGAAAAAAGGAAAGAGTTTAGACGAACTTGGAAGGATGAGTATAATATTTCTGGAGTTGTAATAGAAGGGAACAAAAAATATAAAAAAGAATATTTTGATAAATTTTTACCTAAGAAACTTGGTGTTTTAAGCAGGCTGGATATGGAGAAAATAATTAATAATATTTATCAGAATGGTGATTTTACAACGGTTTACTACGAAGTGAAGGACAATGATCTAGTAATAAATGTTCAAGAAAAACCAAGTGACTATTTGACACTTTCAGGAAATATAAATAACGAGGACTTGGCAACAGTAAATGTTGGCTTTCAGGGAAGTAAAATTATAAATAATACGAATGTAAGATATTCAGTAACTGGAACGGTTGCAAATGAATATGGGGCAAGAGGTAAGGCAACTATGGAACTTGGAAAAGATTCAAAAGCCTTGATTTACAGCGAATTTGAATACAAACGTGATATTATAAAAAATCAGAAATACAATAACGGATATTTCAGCTTTGAAAACAGAAAATTCAAAATTGGAGCAGGAATTGGATTTGAAATGTATAAAAATCTGTTATTCTCAATTGGTGGAGGCTATCAAATTTCAGATGTGACAAAACATCAGAATAATGCTGAAAATGTAAGAAAAGCCTTTCCATATTATGAAGCTAAGCTAAATTATGATACAAGAGACAGCCTTAATTTTGCAACAAAAGGTATTTACTTTTTCTCAAATTATACTTTGGCAAATTCAAAAGAGGCTAAATTTAACTCATTAAATGCAGGTGGAGAAATTAATATACCGATTGGCGAAAAAATAACAATTACTCCAAGAGTATCTTATTTGACAACAGATGGAAGCAATATTCCAGAAACTTACAGACCAAAAATGGGAGGAATCCGAACAGCTGACAATTCATTGGAATTTGCTGGAATGCCAGCAGATAAAATTCGTGGGAACAGTATTTTTATTGGAAGCCTAAAAGCTCAATATAATTTGTCAAAACTTGTATATTTAGATACAACTTACTCAAGGGCAAACATTTCTCAAAAAGCCTACAGCTTTGGAACTGAAGAAAAGGAAAGCTATAAATTTGGTCTTGGAGTAAAAGCCTTGTCAATTCCGCTTTACTTTGGATTTGCAAAAGTTCCGGGAGAAAGTTGGAGATACATTATAAACTTTGGATATTCGCCAGAATAA
- a CDS encoding Lrp/AsnC family transcriptional regulator: MDSVDKTIVDLLKKNSRIKVKEIAQIVNMSAPAISQRIIKLEESGVIDVFTIKINYNALGMSIHQFIHVKMIQMSHKNYLNFVEKYSKNVINHYRISGDTCYMLETRFNTNEELTDFLRKLNIYANYKVNTVISVLK, translated from the coding sequence TTGGACAGTGTAGATAAGACAATAGTTGATTTATTAAAGAAAAATAGCCGTATAAAAGTCAAAGAAATAGCACAAATTGTGAATATGTCAGCACCTGCTATTTCACAGCGGATTATAAAACTTGAAGAATCAGGAGTTATAGATGTATTTACAATAAAGATTAATTATAATGCTTTAGGAATGTCTATACATCAGTTTATACATGTTAAAATGATTCAGATGTCTCACAAAAATTATTTGAATTTTGTTGAAAAATATTCTAAAAATGTTATAAATCATTATAGAATTTCAGGCGATACTTGTTATATGCTAGAAACACGCTTTAATACAAACGAGGAATTAACAGATTTTCTTAGAAAATTAAATATTTATGCAAATTATAAAGTAAATACTGTAATAAGTGTTTTAAAATAA
- a CDS encoding Rid family detoxifying hydrolase, protein MKKIPEAVGPYSAFRKAGDFLYISGQIAINPENQQIEAVTVEEQARQVLENLKAILENNGLTTKNVIKTTVLLDNINDFGAVNNIYAEYFTEPYPARSAFAVDKLPKGVLVEIEAIAYFGE, encoded by the coding sequence ATGAAAAAAATACCAGAAGCAGTTGGACCATATTCAGCCTTTAGAAAAGCAGGCGACTTTTTGTACATCTCAGGACAAATCGCAATAAATCCTGAAAATCAGCAAATTGAAGCTGTTACAGTAGAAGAACAGGCAAGACAAGTTCTTGAAAACTTGAAGGCAATCTTAGAAAACAACGGATTAACAACAAAAAACGTTATAAAAACAACTGTACTATTAGACAACATCAACGACTTCGGAGCAGTAAACAACATTTATGCAGAATACTTTACTGAACCATATCCAGCAAGATCAGCCTTTGCAGTAGACAAATTGCCAAAAGGAGTTTTGGTGGAAATTGAAGCAATAGCTTATTTTGGAGAATAA